DNA sequence from the Blastomonas fulva genome:
CGGCATCGCTGCCCTTGGCCTGTCGATCATCAGCGGCAAGGTGTTCCACGCCGACAAGCCCGAACGCCCCGAGAAGCTGGGCTATGTGATCGAAGGCGTCGTCTCATCCGAAGGTGAAGCCGCCGCCGAAGTGCCGATCGCCACGCTGCTTGCCAGCGCCGATGTTGCCAAGGGCGAGAAGGTTTTCGCCAAATGCTCGTCATGCCACTCGATCAACAGCGGCGGCGCCAACGGCATCGGCCCCAATCTTTATGGCGTGATGGGCAAGCCCCACGCATCGGTCGCAGGTTTCGCCTATTCCGACGCGCTCAAGAGCAAGTCGGGTCCGTGGACCTTCGAGGAAATGAACAAGTGGCTCACCTCGCCCAAGGCCTATGCCGATGGCACCAAGATGAGCTTTGCGGGCCTCGGCAAGGCTGAAGATCGCGCCAATCTGATGGCATGGATGAACACCCAGACCGGCAGCCCGCTGCCTCTCCCCGCTGCGCCCGCACCGGACGCAGCAGACGCAGCCCCGGCCGCTGAAGGTGGAGCAGCACCTGCCGCTGCCGACGGTGCAGCAACCCCCGCAGCCGATGCTGCTGCGGCGCCTGCTGCCGGCTGATAGCGCCTCAAGCATTCTGAGATCGAAAAGGGCTTCGCGCACCAGCGCGGAGCCCTTTTTCTTTGGGCTTGGCTGCGATCACTCGTCTTCGAGAATGAGCAAACGCTCCTCGATGCGGATGTTGCGGGTCGCAAGTCGAATCTCGGCGATGAACAGGCCGAGCCCGGCAATCAGGAACGCCATGGCCAGGATGAACCCCCCTGCGACGATCTGGCCGAACTTGTAGCCGGTGAGCGACAGCACGAACATGGCCGCGATCAACAGGCTGACGGTCGAGGCGCTCAGCGTCGCCATCAGGATCGCCTTGTTGACGATCGAAGCGCGGCGGTCGAGAATCTGCAGTTCGCGCACCACGCGGACATGGTCCTCGCCCGTGGTCCGGCTGAACTCGGCAAGCTGCACCCGCTCGCGGTCGATAACTCGGGCCAGCCGCCCGGCAAACAGCTGCAGGATGTTGCCCGTCGCCACCAGCAGGAAGGCGGGGGCCATGGCAAACTGGATCAATCGCCCGATCTGTCCGATTTCCAGTTCCGCAATGAACATAGGTATGACGTGCCCCCAACATGGTTTCGGGAGCGACTATAGCCTGCGACCCGGCCCCATCAATCGCCAATCTCGGCCCGGCAGCGACGCGCGAGCCAGCCGCTTGCCCTGGCCGCCTGCCGGTCAAGAAACTCGGCGCGCGCCTGGGTGCCGGGCTGTTCGGCTGCAAGGGCCCGGATCGCCGACCAGCGCAGGCGTTCGACAGGATGGCTCCGGGCGATGGTCTCGATCACATCCAGCGCGGCAGCAGGGCTCAACGCCGTCGCCAGCTTGCAAAGCGTATCGGCGGTGCACCCGGTGAGCACCCTGCTGATCGTGCCCCGGCGCAGATCATATTCGAACTGGTCGGTCCACCGCTGCCCGGGCGCGCTGTGCATCAGGTTGATCGAGACCGAGAGCGTATCGGGCGCATATTGGCAATGCACGTCGCGCCGGGCGCGGTAGTGCATCACGCGTCCCGGATGGAGCAGGCTGGTCTCGACGAAACGCAGATCGACTGCCTCGCCGACCACTCCGGTCATGCGCTCGGGATCGACCTCGTAATGGTCGCTGCGGTAACCGGGGCCGTGATAGCCCACCGTCAGGAAGTGGAAATTGTGATCGTGCGGCAGGCCATAAACGAAGGCGGCAGCACCGCTGTCGCGCATTACCGCGTCCTGCGCAGACGGCCAGATCGCCGCGCGCATGAACCAGCCGGGGCGCGGCGCTCCCAGCATCATCACCTGCGCGGTATAGCCCTGTCCCGCCTGACCGACATGGGCTGCCTGCAACCGGGAGAGCGCCAGATCGCCCAGAAAGTGTCGATTGGCAGCAAGCCGTGCCAGCCAGTGCGCGGCGTGCGCCACCGAGTTCGGGTCATCGGGCTCGAACCCTGTATGATCGAGCGCGGCCAAGCATTCCTCCAGCGTGCAGGGCTGCGCGGGGTCTGTGTGAAGCGTCAGCGCCATGACCGGGCGCTAGGCTGCAAGTTGCGGATAGCGGGTGAACAGATCATCGCGTGTCCGGCTGGCGAGAGCGCGCAGATCCGCATCGGGATCGGTCTCGGCCATGGCCTGCAGCAGAGCGAACCCCGCAATGCTGTCGGTCGCCAGCGCCTCGCGGACGCCGTGCCAGCGCAGATGCGCGGGCCAGGAGGCGAGCGCTTCGGCAATGGCGGGTACGGCATCGCTGCGCCCCAAAGATCGCAGCAGCGAGAGCATCATGCGGGTGCGGCCATCCCCCGATTGCGCCTCGCGAATGCGCAGCACTGCGCCCGTGCGGGCATCGCATTCGACGGCCTGTTGCGCATCGGGGTCGCGAACCAGCAACCGCAGCATGACCACATCCGCCCCAAGCCCGACGAACCGCAGCGTCTCTCGCGCATTGTCGAGGCAGATCACCTCGCCGGTGGTCACCTGCCTGGGACTTTCGGCAAAGGCGCGGCGGTCTTGCCGTGTCTGGTCGAGATAATGGCGCTGCACCTTGGCCAATGGTGCCGAGAGAAAGCGGATCGTGGTCCAGCCATCGGCAAATCCGACGATCTGCGGTGCGCCAACCTGTGTCGCGCGCTCCGCTTTCCATCCCTCGGCCGAAACGATCGCCAGCGACAGATGTACCCGCTGATGATCGAGCATCACCAGCGACTGGCACACTGGGTCGGCAAAGCCCGCGGGCAATTGCGGCCGCGGCTGCTGAAGGCCGATGAGCCGCTCTTGCAGCCACATGCTCGCGAGCTCTGCATCGGTGAGCATCGGCCCCAGCGCCTGGGACAGCGCGTATCCGCTCGTGCCTGCAAACCGATCGACACACGCGCGCAGTCTGCGCTCCACCGTCACGCGCCGTCCGCCCTGCTGCGCTGCGTCAGTTTTCGTAGACCAGGATCACCGCGATGATCCACAGATCGTCGCTGACCCCCGTGCAGGGGCTGACATCGAGCCGTGCCCCGTGCAGCGCAACAGGGGAATCGAGGTCCGGCAGATCGTTCACGTCGATCCTGGGTGCGGGATTTCCGGATGGCATGGCTGTCTTCTCCTGTCCTTGGGGTTGACGAACAGGCGGGAGAGTGCAGAGCTTGCCGCGGCTTTGCCAGTTATAGTCCATTAATCCGAACGGCTGCGAATCGAACCCCTTGTGATGAATGACGACCCGACCCCCGAAGCTGCCGACCTGAACGACGGTTTCGACCCCGGCATGTTCCAGACCATGATGTCGACCCACGGCCATAGCGGCCATCTGGGTATCCTCTACAGCGCACACGGCGACAACTGGGTGGAGCTCGCGCTGCCATATGCTCCCGGGCTCGTCGGCGATGTCGACAGCGGGGTGATCGCATCGGGTCCGATCATCAGCCTGATGGACAACGCCACCAGCCTGTCGGTCTGGACGGCGATCGGCAAGTTCCGGCCCCAGGTGACGCTCGACCTCAGGGTGGATTACATGCGCCCCGCGACCCCCGGCAAGACCGTGATCGGACGCGGCGAATGCTACAAGACCACGCGCTCGATGGCCTTTGTCCGCGGCATCGCCCATGACGGAGATCCCGATGACCCGGTCGCGCACGTCGCAGGGACCTTCATCCGCGTCGAAAACTTCCTAGCCTGACCGATGAGCGAGAAAGACACCATCGCAACCGTCCTGGGTTTCATGCCGCCGTTCGCAACCACCATGGGGATGACCGTCGACCATATGCACGCCGGGCTTCCGGTCATCGCCTATGATTACGGCCCTTCCGTGATGGGGCGCCCCGGCTTCCTGCACGGTGGCGCGCTCAGCGGGCTGATGGAAGTCGCCGCGATCGCGGCGCTGCGGGTGACACTGGGCAAGGACGAGAGCGACCTGAAGATCAAGCCGGTCAACATCACCATCAACTTCATGCGCGGCGGACGCGAACTGCGCACCTATGCGCTGGGCGAAGTGACCAGGATCGGACGGCGGGTGGCCAATGTCGAAGCCAAGGCCTGGCAGGACGACCCGGCCAAGCCGATCGCCACCGTGTTCATGAACTTCCTGCTGTCGGCGCCCAGATAAGCCGCACGACCACACCCTCGGGCGCACCGTCTTCTTCATCGTCGATCCGCATGGCGGCATCGGCTCTGGCACGGGCAAGGATTGCAGGCGGCATGTCCGAAGGGTGCAGCACCAGATCGGCGCTACCCAGCAGCCGCACCTGACGCAAGGTCAGCTCATCCGGATCGGGTGATGCAATCGCGATCTCGTAGCGTCCCGCCGACACCCCTGCCCCGCCGCCAGCGATCCAGACGGCCACCGCATCCGCGGCATGATCGCTCAGCGGATCGAGCGTACCGCCGGGTGCCAGCGCGGCATCGATCGCGCGCCTGCACTCGGCACCACCCGGCCAGCGCTGCCTGATGGCGTCCCGCGCGGCATCGAGCCTGCGCGCCAGATCGCCCAGCGTCGCGGGGAGCAGGCCCTCGAGCCGCTGGCGCAGCGCCTTGGCGAGCCCCGCCGATGCGCCGCCGGTGCCGATCGCGATCAGCACCGGATCGCGGTCGATGATCGCAGGCGTAGTGAAATCGCACAAAGCAGGCCGGTCGACCGCGTTGACGATCAGTCCGCGCGCCTTGAGCCGGGCGACTGCTGCGATCGCTTCGTCCTCATCCTCCAGCGCGACGATCGCCAGCCGGGCGTCGTGATTGTCCTCCCCGACGCAGATCCCGCCCGAACGCGCGATCAACCGCCGCTTGGCATCTGCCGCCTCGCCATCGCCCAGCAGGATCACCGGGCGATCACGCAGGTTGAGGAAGATCGGCAGCTGGTTCACAGCCAGTCGGGCACCTGCTCTGCGGCCATGATCTCGGCAGGGGTGATGCGGTTGGCGACCACGGCAAAGCGGTCGCCATCGACCAGCACCTCGGCGACGATGCCGCGGCTGTTGTAGCTGCTCGCCATCGTAGCGCCATAGGCGCCTGCGGTGCGGAACACCGCGAGATCGCCTGCGGCAACGGTGTCGATATCGCGGCCCATCGCGAAGGTATCGCCGCTTTCGCACACCGGGCCGACGATATTGGCCATCATCCGGGTGCCATCGGGCACCACCGCTTCGAAGTCATGCCAGGCATCGTACAGGGCCGGGCGGGCAAGATCGTTCATCGCCGCATCGACCACCACGAAGGGGTGCTGGATCCCGGGCTTTACCCGGATCACCCGGGTGAGCAGCACGCCGGCATTGCCTGCGATCACGCGTCCGGGCTCGAACTGGATGGTGGCA
Encoded proteins:
- a CDS encoding c-type cytochrome, whose amino-acid sequence is MQDNKNTIAGWALAGGIAALGLSIISGKVFHADKPERPEKLGYVIEGVVSSEGEAAAEVPIATLLASADVAKGEKVFAKCSSCHSINSGGANGIGPNLYGVMGKPHASVAGFAYSDALKSKSGPWTFEEMNKWLTSPKAYADGTKMSFAGLGKAEDRANLMAWMNTQTGSPLPLPAAPAPDAADAAPAAEGGAAPAAADGAATPAADAAAAPAAG
- a CDS encoding DUF2721 domain-containing protein; the protein is MFIAELEIGQIGRLIQFAMAPAFLLVATGNILQLFAGRLARVIDRERVQLAEFSRTTGEDHVRVVRELQILDRRASIVNKAILMATLSASTVSLLIAAMFVLSLTGYKFGQIVAGGFILAMAFLIAGLGLFIAEIRLATRNIRIEERLLILEDE
- a CDS encoding transposase, translating into MALTLHTDPAQPCTLEECLAALDHTGFEPDDPNSVAHAAHWLARLAANRHFLGDLALSRLQAAHVGQAGQGYTAQVMMLGAPRPGWFMRAAIWPSAQDAVMRDSGAAAFVYGLPHDHNFHFLTVGYHGPGYRSDHYEVDPERMTGVVGEAVDLRFVETSLLHPGRVMHYRARRDVHCQYAPDTLSVSINLMHSAPGQRWTDQFEYDLRRGTISRVLTGCTADTLCKLATALSPAAALDVIETIARSHPVERLRWSAIRALAAEQPGTQARAEFLDRQAARASGWLARRCRAEIGD
- a CDS encoding PaaI family thioesterase; amino-acid sequence: MNDDPTPEAADLNDGFDPGMFQTMMSTHGHSGHLGILYSAHGDNWVELALPYAPGLVGDVDSGVIASGPIISLMDNATSLSVWTAIGKFRPQVTLDLRVDYMRPATPGKTVIGRGECYKTTRSMAFVRGIAHDGDPDDPVAHVAGTFIRVENFLA
- a CDS encoding PaaI family thioesterase, translating into MSEKDTIATVLGFMPPFATTMGMTVDHMHAGLPVIAYDYGPSVMGRPGFLHGGALSGLMEVAAIAALRVTLGKDESDLKIKPVNITINFMRGGRELRTYALGEVTRIGRRVANVEAKAWQDDPAKPIATVFMNFLLSAPR
- a CDS encoding precorrin-2 dehydrogenase/sirohydrochlorin ferrochelatase family protein, encoding MNQLPIFLNLRDRPVILLGDGEAADAKRRLIARSGGICVGEDNHDARLAIVALEDEDEAIAAVARLKARGLIVNAVDRPALCDFTTPAIIDRDPVLIAIGTGGASAGLAKALRQRLEGLLPATLGDLARRLDAARDAIRQRWPGGAECRRAIDAALAPGGTLDPLSDHAADAVAVWIAGGGAGVSAGRYEIAIASPDPDELTLRQVRLLGSADLVLHPSDMPPAILARARADAAMRIDDEEDGAPEGVVVRLIWAPTAGSS